TCATTAATATAATATAAATTTCATCCGATTTCGTCAAGACATACTTTCATCTTACCCTTTCAGCATGGTAAGATGTAGAAAAGTCGGAAAAAGGATGCGGTAATGATGAGTAATTCGAAGTACTTTCAAACTATTTTAAACGGGACAATCCATGCATTAAAAACAATCCTACCTATGGACATCCAAGTGAAAGCGCCAAGTATTATTTCTGAGCCCTTTCAACAACAGCAAATGGGTGTATTAATTGGCCTAATTGGAGATGTAAAGGGACGTGTAATTATAGATTCCTCCCCTGAAGTATTTAGCGGTATCGGCAGTACAATGTTTGGTATGCCATTAGAAGGAGAAATGCTAGAATCCTTCACTGGTGAATTTGGCAATATGATTGCAGGTAATTTATGTACAGCAGTAGGACAGGAAAATTTAGAAATTGATATTACACCCCCTACTGTTATGGTTGGTAACACAAAACTTTATGGTTTTGAAAAAGCATTTGTTCTACCTGTTACGATTCCCAACATTGGTGCACTTACGGTATTACTGACGATTGAAGAAGAAGTCATAACAAGTTAACTGTGGCTCTTTCAAACGATATATTCTATGTAACTACAGCTAGTATTTATGAATACGCTTTGTTATACGCATAAAAAGGAGTTGGCTCATATTAGAGCCAACTCCTTTTGCATTTCAATATTTCACATTTTTTTCACACATTCTACTTAGATGTGTGATTTTTTTCACATCAAATTGAATTGGATAGTAATATTATGACTTTAAGAAAGCTACTATGAAAGCTTAGGAGGGAGTAAAAATGGCTAATAATAAAAAACCAGAAGATAATCTAAAAGGTTCACTTTATGGCGTGTTCGGAGTAGGCTTTATCATTATTTTAATTTGGATATACTGCTTCAATTTATTTATGGACCGCTTTTAATTTCCTTAGTAAAAGGCACTATTTCATTAGCATGATGTAAGTAATACAACAGAGGAGGACAACAGAGATATGCATATACATAAATATGAGAAGTACTGGTTGGTATTTGGCGTAGCTACGTTAGTTGCATTTCTTATTATTCTTGGTATCGGTGCATTCCATCAAGGCTCACATCCGAACAGTAATAAGAAAACCATCGATTATGAA
This genomic interval from Lysinibacillus sphaericus contains the following:
- a CDS encoding chemotaxis protein CheX, which translates into the protein MSNSKYFQTILNGTIHALKTILPMDIQVKAPSIISEPFQQQQMGVLIGLIGDVKGRVIIDSSPEVFSGIGSTMFGMPLEGEMLESFTGEFGNMIAGNLCTAVGQENLEIDITPPTVMVGNTKLYGFEKAFVLPVTIPNIGALTVLLTIEEEVITS